The DNA segment GTTGTAGTACAGCGCCAACTTTCGGGCCTCCTCAGCCACTCTTAGACTGTGTTTAAATCGCTTGTCTCCAATTCTGTTGATAATTTCCTGTTCAATGATCTCATTCATCGATACAATCCCTTTTCTTCAATATATGCAATCACTTCTTTGGGAATGAGATACTTCACAGATTTCCCTTCAGCAATCCGCCCACGAAGATCGGTAGACGACACTTCATACATCGGCGTAGGTACAATGTGAATCACTGCGCCGTATTTGTCCTGTAAGTACTTCAGCTCCAACTCCAAAATCTGCTCCGAAACATAATCCGGACGAATGGCACAGATAAACTCTACCTTTTTTAAAAGTTTCTCCTTTTTCTTCCAGGTCTTCAACTGAAACAAGGTGTCCGACCCGATAATGAAGTAAAGTTTCCCATCCAATTGCTTTTCCAAAGCTTCAATAGTGTCAATGGTATAAGACGTGTACTCCCTGGTCGTTTCAATATCTGATGTACTAAAATAGGGATTTTCGTCTGTGGCAAGCTTCACCATCTCATAGCGAAGCTTGGCATCGAGGGTTTCTTTATGAGGGGGATTACCCGTTGGAATAAAGATAATTTCATCCAAGTGCATTTCTTCACGGATGTACTCTGAAATCATCAAATGGCCCAAATGCACCGGATTAAACGTCCCGCCCATAAGTCCGTAGCGTTTTGTCATAGCTTTTGCAAATCAATGGTAGGGTGTTCTTTAGATGGCCGATACAGTGTGAGTTTACTGCCAATACTCTGAACAAATTCCGCACCGGTGGCATCTAAAATCTCATCCACAATTTCCTTCACCTCAACAGGTGCATTGTTCAGTACAGTAATTTTCACCAACTCGTGATCCTCCAGACTCACATCAATTTGATCAATAAGTCCCGGTGTCAGGCCCCCTTTTCCCACTTGAATTAAGGGAGAAAGGCCGTTGGCAAGACCTTTTAAATAGCTTCGTTGTCTTCCTGTAATCATAGTTACCTCATTCAAAAAATTCAAATTCGTACTCGCCGATAAAGACGCTGTCACCTTCTCCTACGCCCAAGTCCTTAAGCTTATCAATGACGCCATTTTTACGAAGGTTCTCCTGAAAATAGCGAAGGGACTCGTGATCACCGAAATTGGTGGAGCGTAACAATTTGTCAATGTACGGACCGTCAATATGGTAGTCACCGTGTTCTTCATAGACTTCAATGCCATCCTTGCGCTCTTTGTTGTCCACATAGACCACATCATACGTCTCATAGTCCTCCGTCTCGATGGCCTGCAGTTCGTTATAGGCTTTATTCATCAAGTCACGCACATTGGCATTCATTGCCGCTGAACCTTCAAAGACAGTGAGCTCCGGATAGGCTAAGCGAAAAGCTTCAGCATTCGCTTTCGACTCAGGCAAATCCATTTTATTTAAAAAGATCAGTTGCGATTTCGTCGCCAGTTTTTCATTATAGCCTTTGAGTTCCTGATTGATCAGTTCAAAATCTTCGATGGGATCACGACCTTCACTTCCTGAAGCATCGATGACATGAATGAGAAGCTTGGTTCGCTCCACATGCTTTAAAAACTCATCGCCAAGTCCGATGCCCTGACTGGCTCCTTCAATAAGGCCGGGAATATCTGCGAGGACAAAGCTTCGCTCGTCACCCAGCTGTACCACACCTAAATTCGGCTCCAAAGTCGTAAAATGATAGTTCGCAATCTTAGGCTCGGCGGCGGATACTACAGAGAGGAGTGTGGATTTCCCTACATTGGGAAAGCCTACCAGTCCCACATCCGCAAGGAGTTTTAACTCGAGAATAATGTCCCGAGCTTCGCCTCGCGTGCCTGCTTCGGCAAAAGAAGGTGCCTGACGTGTAGACGAACGGAATTTGGCATTGCCTTTGCCGCCCTTTCCACCTTTACACACAGTAAACTGTGCATTAGGCTCCTTTAAATCGGCAATGACACCGCCGGTCTCCTTGTCTTTAATCAACGTTCCCACCGGTACACGAAGGACTACATCTTGCCCTTTTCGACCGTACTTTAATTTATTCATGCCGCCTTGGCCATTTTCTGCTTTGTAAATGCGACTGTATCGAAAATCCATCAAGGTGTGCAGACCGGGATCGGTGCGTACAATAACATCCCCGCCCTTGCCGCCATCACCACCTGCAGGACCGCCTGCCGGCTCATACTTTTCCCGTCGCCATGCTACGGCACCGTCGCCACCATGACCGGCCTGACATTTAATTTCTGCTTTATCTATAAACATATTTCTCTCACTTTATGATTATAACATTGATTCTTCAATGAAAATTTAATGCTTTTTCTAAGATAGTTACGAAAATGCTAAGAAAAAAAGTCGTAGAGATCTACGACTTTATCATTAAGCTACGACGCTAACTATCTTTTTGTTACCTCTGCCCTTGGTTTCGAATTTCACGATACCGTCGGCAACGGCAAATAAAGTGTCATCAGAACCACGCATTACGTTAGTTCCCGGATGAATCTTAGTACCTCTTTGTCTCACAATGATATTTCCACTAAGTACCGGTTGTCCATCACTCTTTTTAACGCCAAGGCGTTTTGAATTGGAGTCACGACCGTTCTTTGAAGAACCAACACCCTTCTTAGAGGAGAATAATTGTAAATCGAATTGAATCATCAACTTACCTCCTGATCTTCTAAGCTAATATATTCGCTATAATTTTCTTTTAACAACTTTAAACCGTCTTCCAAAAAGTGAAAAGCCGGTTGAAGTCTCTCAATGTCGTGGTCATTTTTAATCCGTATACTGAGAAATCCGTGGTGCTGTTCATCGGCAATCTCCGACTCCGGCACACCTTGATTCAACGCATGAAAATACATCGTCTGCGTGAGTATAGAGACAGCGGCACAGACAATATCTTCTCCATTAGGAGCAGAATCGGCATGACCACAGGTCTTAAACCCGTAAAACTGTCCGGACTTTTTAAAAAATGTCACTACAATCATTAGTTAATAGCGCTGATTTCTACTAAAGTGAAAGGCTGTCTGTGGCCTCTTTTAGTACGTTCGTTTTTCTTGGATTTATACTTGAAGACGACGATCTTTTTGTCTTTAGCTTGTGCAAGCACTTTAGCTTCAACTTTTGCCCCTTCAACGTATGGACGTCCGATTTTAGTTTCATCACCGCCAACGATGAGAACTTTGTCAAAATTGATAACATCGCCTTCTGCGGCTTCAATCTTTTCAACCTTAACCTTATCCCCAACTTTGACTTGGTATTGTTTACCACCGGTTTCAATAACTGCGTACATTGTAGCACCTCCTCATTACAAGACTCGCCTAATAGGTAAAATTTTAAAACCTAGTTCGAGCGGTTACTCAAAGTATTTTAACACAGCGAATAGTCTATTGCAACTACAAAATCCACCAATACTCTAAAAACAGGATTTATTTAGTAAGATTCTCCACAATTTTTACGATGAGATCTCTCCCCTTGCCCAGAGAAGACACAGGGATAAATTCATAGCGTCCGTGGAAATTATACCCGCCGGCAAAAATATTCGGTGTTAAAAGCCCCTCAAAGGAGAGCTTAGATCCGTCGGTACCGCCGCGGATAGGTTCAACCGCCGGTTCAATCCCGAGATCCTTCATCGCCTGAATCGCCAGCTCCACAATTTCCATATGAGGCTCCAGTTTTTCCCGCATATTGTAGTAGCCGTCTTTTAACGTCAGTGTGAGAATATCACCATATTTTTTATTGATAAAAGCCGCCGCATCTTCCATGAGCGCTTTTTTCGCTTCAAATTTTTCACGATCGTGATCCCGAATAATATATTCCATCGTCGCGCCGTCCACCGCTCCGGAAATTGTATCCAGCATATAGAAGCCCTCATAGCCTTCAGTGTGCTCAGGGCGTTCGTGAGCCGGAAGCATCTCGTTAAACTCTATGGCCACATACAGCGCATTGACCATAATATCTTTGGCAGACCCCGGATGGACATTCTTCCCTTGAATGTCAATGTGTGCCGAGGCGGCGTTGAAGTTTTCGTATTCCAGTCCGCCGACTGCACCGCCGTCAACAGTAAAAGCGAAGTCTGCGCCGAAATCTTTAATGTTAAATAAATCTGCGCCTCGTCCAATTTCTTCATCCGGTGTGAAGCCGACTTTGACTGTGCCATGTGACACTTCAGGATGACGGATCAAATAGTCCATCGC comes from the Peptoniphilus equinus genome and includes:
- the rplU gene encoding 50S ribosomal protein L21; the protein is MYAVIETGGKQYQVKVGDKVKVEKIEAAEGDVINFDKVLIVGGDETKIGRPYVEGAKVEAKVLAQAKDKKIVVFKYKSKKNERTKRGHRQPFTLVEISAIN
- the obgE gene encoding GTPase ObgE, yielding MFIDKAEIKCQAGHGGDGAVAWRREKYEPAGGPAGGDGGKGGDVIVRTDPGLHTLMDFRYSRIYKAENGQGGMNKLKYGRKGQDVVLRVPVGTLIKDKETGGVIADLKEPNAQFTVCKGGKGGKGNAKFRSSTRQAPSFAEAGTRGEARDIILELKLLADVGLVGFPNVGKSTLLSVVSAAEPKIANYHFTTLEPNLGVVQLGDERSFVLADIPGLIEGASQGIGLGDEFLKHVERTKLLIHVIDASGSEGRDPIEDFELINQELKGYNEKLATKSQLIFLNKMDLPESKANAEAFRLAYPELTVFEGSAAMNANVRDLMNKAYNELQAIETEDYETYDVVYVDNKERKDGIEVYEEHGDYHIDGPYIDKLLRSTNFGDHESLRYFQENLRKNGVIDKLKDLGVGEGDSVFIGEYEFEFFE
- the rpmA gene encoding 50S ribosomal protein L27, which codes for MIQFDLQLFSSKKGVGSSKNGRDSNSKRLGVKKSDGQPVLSGNIIVRQRGTKIHPGTNVMRGSDDTLFAVADGIVKFETKGRGNKKIVSVVA
- the nadD gene encoding nicotinate-nucleotide adenylyltransferase, which gives rise to MTKRYGLMGGTFNPVHLGHLMISEYIREEMHLDEIIFIPTGNPPHKETLDAKLRYEMVKLATDENPYFSTSDIETTREYTSYTIDTIEALEKQLDGKLYFIIGSDTLFQLKTWKKKEKLLKKVEFICAIRPDYVSEQILELELKYLQDKYGAVIHIVPTPMYEVSSTDLRGRIAEGKSVKYLIPKEVIAYIEEKGLYR
- a CDS encoding ribosomal-processing cysteine protease Prp — encoded protein: MTFFKKSGQFYGFKTCGHADSAPNGEDIVCAAVSILTQTMYFHALNQGVPESEIADEQHHGFLSIRIKNDHDIERLQPAFHFLEDGLKLLKENYSEYISLEDQEVS
- the pepT gene encoding peptidase T, whose amino-acid sequence is MEPIVQRFLDYISYETTSDESSTTCPSTPGQLVLAKHLVEELKAIGMDEVVLDENGYVYATLRANTDKTLPTVGFIAHMDTAPDLSGKDVKPQFVEYQGGDIPLNDKFTMMEKDFPFLKDLVGETLITTDGTTLLGADDKAGIAMIVDAMDYLIRHPEVSHGTVKVGFTPDEEIGRGADLFNIKDFGADFAFTVDGGAVGGLEYENFNAASAHIDIQGKNVHPGSAKDIMVNALYVAIEFNEMLPAHERPEHTEGYEGFYMLDTISGAVDGATMEYIIRDHDREKFEAKKALMEDAAAFINKKYGDILTLTLKDGYYNMREKLEPHMEIVELAIQAMKDLGIEPAVEPIRGGTDGSKLSFEGLLTPNIFAGGYNFHGRYEFIPVSSLGKGRDLIVKIVENLTK
- the yhbY gene encoding ribosome assembly RNA-binding protein YhbY, producing MITGRQRSYLKGLANGLSPLIQVGKGGLTPGLIDQIDVSLEDHELVKITVLNNAPVEVKEIVDEILDATGAEFVQSIGSKLTLYRPSKEHPTIDLQKL